Proteins encoded by one window of Yersinia massiliensis:
- the macA gene encoding macrolide transporter subunit MacA, which translates to MPFSSTQRRWLLVLVVVIIGGFFLAKHLMAPAPVQYQTVKVAHRDLQQNVLATGKLDAVRKVDVGAQVSGQLERLYVEIGDQVKQGQLLAMIDPQQAQNQIKEVEATLQDLNAQLAQAKAEMQLAAVTLRRQQDLAKLQVVSRQDLDQASTTLAVKKAQVETINAQINKAKASLDTANINLDYTKISAPMAGDVVQITTLQGQTVIAAQQAPNILTLADMSTMLVNAQVSEADVIHLKPGMKASFTVLGDPGKRFDGVLKDIQPTPEKVNDAIFYSARFEVPNPDRVLRLQMTAQVSIELANVKQAVVIPLSALGEELGTNRYQVAVLKDGKEEKREVTIGIRNNVDAQIVAGLNVGEEVIVSRGGMEEA; encoded by the coding sequence ATGCCGTTCAGTAGCACTCAGCGCCGGTGGCTCTTGGTACTTGTCGTAGTGATTATCGGAGGTTTTTTCCTCGCTAAACACTTAATGGCACCAGCGCCGGTTCAATATCAGACAGTCAAAGTCGCCCATCGTGATTTGCAGCAGAATGTCTTGGCAACGGGCAAACTTGATGCAGTGCGCAAAGTAGATGTGGGCGCGCAGGTCAGTGGGCAGTTGGAAAGACTGTACGTAGAAATTGGCGATCAAGTGAAGCAAGGACAGCTATTGGCGATGATCGACCCGCAACAGGCGCAAAACCAAATCAAAGAAGTGGAAGCGACACTACAAGATTTGAATGCTCAGTTGGCACAAGCGAAAGCGGAAATGCAACTGGCAGCAGTGACGTTGCGCCGTCAGCAAGATCTGGCAAAACTTCAGGTCGTATCGCGTCAGGATCTGGACCAAGCCAGTACAACGCTGGCAGTGAAAAAAGCGCAAGTTGAGACCATTAATGCGCAAATTAATAAAGCCAAGGCCAGTTTGGATACCGCCAATATTAATTTGGATTACACCAAAATTTCTGCCCCAATGGCCGGTGATGTGGTGCAAATCACCACCTTGCAAGGCCAGACTGTTATTGCGGCTCAACAGGCGCCGAATATTCTGACGTTGGCAGACATGAGTACCATGCTGGTTAATGCACAGGTTTCAGAAGCCGATGTGATCCATTTGAAACCGGGGATGAAAGCCTCGTTTACCGTGTTGGGTGACCCCGGAAAGCGTTTCGATGGTGTGCTAAAAGACATTCAGCCGACACCGGAAAAAGTGAATGATGCGATTTTTTATTCGGCCCGCTTTGAAGTGCCGAATCCTGACCGAGTGTTACGTTTGCAGATGACCGCACAGGTTTCCATTGAGTTAGCAAATGTGAAACAAGCCGTCGTGATTCCATTATCGGCATTAGGTGAGGAGTTAGGCACTAATCGTTATCAAGTTGCGGTGCTAAAAGACGGCAAAGAAGAGAAACGCGAAGTGACCATTGGCATTCGTAATAATGTGGATGCGCAGATAGTGGCAGGTTTAAACGTCGGTGAGGAGGTCATCGTCAGCCGCGGCGGCATGGAGGAAGCATAA
- the clpS gene encoding ATP-dependent Clp protease adapter ClpS, whose amino-acid sequence MGNNNDWLNFDHLVKDKQKEALKPPSMYKVILNNDDYTPMEFVIDVLQKFFSYDIERATQLMLNVHYQGKAICGVFTAEVAETKVAHVNQYARENEHPLLCTLEKA is encoded by the coding sequence ATGGGTAATAATAACGATTGGCTAAATTTTGATCACTTAGTCAAAGATAAACAGAAAGAGGCGCTTAAACCGCCGTCAATGTATAAAGTTATACTTAACAACGACGATTACACACCGATGGAATTTGTGATTGACGTTCTGCAAAAGTTCTTTTCTTATGATATTGAACGTGCAACACAATTGATGCTCAATGTGCATTATCAAGGAAAGGCGATTTGTGGTGTCTTTACCGCTGAAGTGGCGGAGACAAAAGTCGCACATGTAAATCAATACGCCAGGGAGAACGAGCATCCATTGCTTTGTACGCTGGAAAAAGCCTGA
- the aat gene encoding leucyl/phenylalanyl-tRNA--protein transferase, producing the protein MRITQLSSQSFAFPSPELALREPNGLLALGGDLSAPRLLAAYQRGIFPWFSPGEMILWWSPDPRAVLFPEDLHISRSMRRFLRRCPYRFTLNHAFTDVVQACASQRDEGTWIGDDVQQAYCQLHALGHAHSVEVWLENELVGGLYGIAVGTLFCGESMFSRADNASKSALMVFCHHFTRMGGELIDCQVLNAHTASLGAIEIPRNFFLQQLSQIQFSPLPAECWLPQSLSFSSSMQ; encoded by the coding sequence ATGCGCATTACACAGCTCTCTTCACAATCATTCGCTTTTCCATCACCTGAGCTGGCACTGCGTGAACCAAACGGATTGTTAGCACTGGGAGGGGATTTATCTGCCCCTCGCTTACTGGCAGCCTACCAACGGGGAATTTTCCCTTGGTTTAGTCCAGGGGAAATGATTTTGTGGTGGTCGCCCGATCCACGTGCGGTTCTGTTTCCAGAAGATTTGCATATCAGTCGCAGCATGCGTCGTTTTTTACGGCGTTGCCCTTATCGATTTACGCTGAATCATGCTTTCACGGATGTTGTCCAAGCTTGTGCGTCACAGCGTGATGAGGGAACTTGGATTGGCGATGATGTTCAACAGGCTTATTGCCAACTTCATGCTTTGGGGCATGCCCACTCAGTCGAAGTTTGGTTGGAAAATGAGCTAGTTGGTGGTTTGTATGGCATCGCCGTCGGTACATTGTTTTGCGGTGAATCCATGTTTAGCCGTGCTGACAATGCCTCAAAAAGCGCATTAATGGTTTTTTGTCATCATTTTACCCGTATGGGTGGAGAACTGATTGACTGTCAGGTCCTCAACGCTCACACTGCGTCGCTGGGTGCGATTGAGATCCCCCGAAACTTTTTTTTACAGCAGTTGAGTCAAATCCAGTTTAGTCCACTACCGGCTGAATGCTGGTTACCGCAATCGTTGAGTTTTTCATCTTCGATGCAGTAA
- the cydC gene encoding heme ABC transporter ATP-binding protein/permease CydC — protein MRVLLPFLALYRRHWFLICLGIVLAIVTLLASIGLLTLSGWFLAGTAIAGPAGLYTFNYLLPAAGVRGAAITRTAGRYAERVVSHDATFRVLAHLRVFAFQKILPLSPAGIARFRQSELLNRLVADVDTLDHLYLRVISPLVAAIVIIAVVTFGLSYLDVNLALTLGAILLGLLLLVPLIFYRAGQPIGRDLTDLRGQYRSQLTSWLQGQAELLVFGALGRFRASLDEIEQRWMTRQKQQASLAGLAQALMILASGLTVTLILWLAAEGIGGNNQPGALLALFVFTSLAAFEALLPVAGAFQHLGQVIASATRVAQLMEQKPEVTFPVTGPTLTPQVALEVTGLSFTYPQQPLPVLQDISLSLAAGEHIALLGRTGCGKSTLLQLLTRAWDANKGIITLNGMPLAHYDETTLRQMMTVVSQRVHIFSSTLRENLLLACPDASDAQLKTVLEQVGLANLLDNSEGLNAWMGDGGRPLSGGEQRRLGIARALLHPAPLLLLDEPTEGLDAETEQQILALLRQHCQQKSLIIVTHRLHGLEFMDRICVMDGGMIVEQGDHNSLLQRKGRYYQFHQRH, from the coding sequence ATGCGCGTACTTCTTCCCTTTTTGGCGCTGTATCGCCGCCATTGGTTCCTCATATGCCTCGGCATTGTTCTAGCGATTGTTACACTGTTAGCCAGTATCGGCTTGCTTACATTATCAGGTTGGTTCTTAGCCGGCACGGCCATTGCCGGGCCTGCCGGGCTCTATACGTTTAACTATTTGTTACCGGCTGCCGGTGTCCGTGGCGCCGCAATTACCCGTACTGCGGGCCGTTATGCTGAACGGGTTGTTAGCCATGATGCAACATTCCGTGTTTTGGCTCATCTACGCGTATTCGCGTTCCAAAAGATCCTGCCCCTCTCCCCTGCTGGCATCGCTCGTTTTCGTCAAAGTGAGCTGCTTAACAGGCTAGTTGCGGATGTCGATACGCTCGATCACCTCTATTTACGCGTTATTTCACCCTTGGTAGCAGCCATCGTCATTATTGCTGTCGTGACGTTTGGCTTGAGTTATCTGGATGTCAATTTAGCATTGACCCTTGGTGCTATTCTGCTGGGCTTATTGCTGTTAGTTCCGTTGATTTTCTATCGTGCAGGTCAACCTATTGGCCGCGACTTAACTGACCTACGTGGTCAATATCGTTCGCAACTGACATCTTGGTTACAAGGGCAAGCAGAGTTATTAGTCTTCGGCGCATTGGGTCGTTTCCGCGCGTCATTAGATGAAATTGAACAGCGTTGGATGACCCGACAAAAACAGCAGGCATCGTTGGCGGGTCTAGCTCAAGCACTTATGATTCTGGCCTCCGGCTTAACTGTCACACTGATTTTATGGCTTGCTGCTGAAGGCATTGGTGGAAACAACCAACCTGGCGCATTGTTGGCGCTGTTTGTGTTTACCTCCTTGGCTGCATTTGAAGCATTATTGCCAGTGGCTGGAGCCTTCCAACATCTAGGACAGGTGATTGCCTCCGCGACCCGGGTCGCTCAGTTGATGGAACAAAAGCCTGAAGTGACATTCCCTGTAACGGGTCCAACGTTAACCCCGCAGGTGGCGCTGGAAGTGACAGGGTTAAGTTTTACGTACCCGCAGCAGCCATTGCCTGTTTTGCAGGATATATCGCTATCACTGGCCGCAGGAGAGCATATTGCGCTATTGGGTCGTACTGGTTGCGGTAAATCAACACTGTTACAGCTATTAACCCGAGCTTGGGATGCTAATAAGGGGATCATCACACTCAACGGAATGCCATTGGCTCACTATGATGAAACAACGCTGCGCCAGATGATGACTGTGGTCAGCCAGCGGGTACATATTTTCAGCAGTACGTTGCGCGAAAATCTGTTACTTGCTTGCCCTGACGCCTCAGATGCACAACTCAAAACAGTTTTAGAACAAGTCGGTTTAGCCAATTTGTTGGATAACAGTGAAGGGTTGAATGCGTGGATGGGCGATGGCGGGCGACCATTGTCTGGCGGTGAACAACGGCGCTTGGGGATAGCCCGTGCTTTATTGCACCCTGCCCCGTTGTTGCTACTTGATGAGCCGACTGAAGGGTTAGATGCGGAAACTGAACAGCAAATTCTGGCGTTATTGCGTCAGCATTGTCAGCAGAAAAGCTTGATTATTGTCACTCACCGCTTGCATGGGTTGGAGTTTATGGACCGAATCTGCGTCATGGATGGTGGGATGATAGTCGAACAAGGTGATCACAACAGTTTGTTGCAACGTAAGGGACGCTATTACCAATTCCATCAACGTCACTGA
- the cspD gene encoding cold shock-like protein CspD, translating into METGTVKWFNNAKGFGFICPENGGEDIFAHYSTIQMDGYRTLKAGQMVNFDVHQGPKGNHASLIVPLGLDVVLQTDIPQEMAALA; encoded by the coding sequence ATGGAGACGGGTACTGTTAAATGGTTCAATAATGCCAAAGGTTTTGGCTTCATTTGCCCCGAGAACGGTGGTGAAGATATATTCGCTCACTATTCAACTATCCAGATGGATGGTTACCGAACGTTAAAAGCCGGTCAGATGGTTAACTTTGATGTCCACCAAGGGCCGAAGGGTAACCATGCCAGCCTGATAGTGCCACTTGGGTTAGATGTGGTATTACAAACAGACATACCGCAGGAAATGGCTGCACTAGCCTGA
- the cydD gene encoding heme ABC transporter permease/ATP-binding protein CydD: MNKTRQYELIRWLKKQSAPAQRWLRLSMLLGLLSGLLIIAQAWLLATLLQSLIIDKLPRASLTTDFWLLAGTFALRAVISWLRERVGFICGMKVRQQIRKVVLDRLEQLGPAWVKGKPAGSWATIILEQIEDMQDYYSRYLPQMYLAVLIPILILIAVFPINWAAGLILFVTAPLIPLFMALVGMGAADANRRNFVALARLSGNFLDRLRGLDTLRLFNRAKAETDQIRDSSEDFRRRTMEVLRMAFLSSAVLEFFAAISIAVVAVYFGFSYLGELNFGSYGLGVTLFAGFLVLILAPEFFQPLRDLGTFYHAKAQAVGAAESLVTFLSSESESIGQGDKVLTGVDAVTLEADELEILAPNGNRLAGPLSFSLPAGKRVAIVGLSGAGKSSLLNLLLGFLPYRGSLKVNGIELRDLAPPAWRDQLSWVGQNPHLPEQTLIANILLDQPDADDKQLQQAIERAYISEFINDLPQGLNTEVGDHSARLSVGQAQRVAVARALLNPCRLLLLDEPTASLDAHSEQLVMKALEDASRRQTTLLVTHQLEDTRGYDQIWVMDNGLLIQQGDYSSLSQSTGSFANLLSHRSEEL, from the coding sequence ATGAATAAAACACGACAGTATGAGTTGATTCGTTGGCTGAAAAAACAAAGCGCTCCGGCGCAACGTTGGCTCCGCCTGTCCATGTTACTTGGCCTCCTCAGCGGGTTACTGATCATTGCTCAAGCATGGTTACTCGCCACCTTGCTGCAATCTCTGATTATCGATAAGTTACCGCGTGCGTCGCTGACCACCGATTTTTGGCTGCTCGCGGGTACTTTCGCCTTACGTGCCGTGATCAGTTGGTTACGTGAGCGCGTTGGTTTTATCTGCGGCATGAAAGTGCGTCAGCAGATACGTAAAGTGGTGTTAGACCGATTAGAGCAGTTGGGCCCAGCATGGGTGAAAGGTAAACCTGCTGGAAGTTGGGCGACCATTATTCTGGAACAAATCGAGGATATGCAGGATTACTATTCCCGCTATCTACCGCAAATGTATCTGGCTGTATTGATTCCCATACTGATATTGATCGCGGTCTTCCCTATCAACTGGGCGGCAGGCTTAATCTTATTTGTCACCGCGCCACTCATCCCATTATTCATGGCGCTAGTCGGAATGGGCGCTGCTGATGCTAATCGGCGGAATTTTGTCGCGCTCGCGCGCTTAAGTGGCAATTTCCTCGATCGTTTACGAGGACTAGACACCCTTCGGCTGTTTAATCGTGCTAAAGCTGAAACAGACCAAATTCGCGACTCCTCAGAAGATTTCCGTCGTCGTACCATGGAAGTTTTGCGGATGGCTTTCCTCTCTTCCGCGGTATTAGAGTTTTTTGCTGCTATTTCTATTGCCGTCGTTGCAGTCTATTTTGGCTTTTCTTATTTGGGTGAACTGAACTTTGGTAGCTATGGCCTTGGCGTAACCTTATTTGCGGGGTTCTTAGTGTTGATTCTAGCACCTGAGTTTTTCCAGCCATTACGCGACTTAGGGACGTTTTATCATGCTAAAGCTCAAGCAGTAGGTGCTGCTGAGTCATTAGTGACTTTTTTGAGCAGCGAGAGCGAGTCTATCGGCCAAGGAGATAAAGTCTTAACCGGTGTAGATGCGGTCACCCTAGAGGCCGATGAATTAGAAATTTTAGCCCCCAATGGCAACCGTCTAGCGGGGCCACTTTCATTTTCACTGCCTGCTGGCAAACGTGTTGCTATTGTCGGTCTGAGTGGCGCAGGCAAAAGCTCCTTGCTCAATTTGCTGCTCGGTTTTTTACCTTATCGCGGCTCGTTGAAAGTTAACGGGATTGAGTTACGTGACCTCGCACCGCCAGCTTGGCGCGATCAATTAAGCTGGGTTGGGCAAAACCCGCATCTGCCTGAACAAACTCTGATAGCCAATATCCTGCTAGACCAGCCTGATGCTGACGACAAACAATTGCAGCAAGCTATCGAACGTGCCTATATCAGCGAGTTTATCAATGACTTGCCGCAAGGGCTCAATACAGAAGTCGGCGATCACTCAGCACGCCTTTCCGTTGGGCAAGCTCAGCGCGTTGCGGTTGCCCGCGCATTACTCAATCCATGTCGTTTGCTACTGTTGGATGAGCCAACAGCCAGCCTTGATGCCCACAGTGAGCAGCTAGTGATGAAAGCGCTGGAAGATGCCTCTCGCAGACAGACAACGCTGCTGGTCACGCATCAGTTGGAAGATACGCGAGGGTATGATCAAATCTGGGTAATGGATAATGGCCTGTTAATTCAACAAGGTGATTATTCAAGCTTAAGCCAGTCTACCGGTTCATTTGCCAATCTGCTGTCCCACCGCAGTGAGGAGCTTTAA
- the infA gene encoding translation initiation factor IF-1 gives MAKEDNIEMQGTVLDTLPNTMFRVELENGHVVTAHISGKMRKNYIRILTGDKVTVELTPYDLSKGRIVFRSR, from the coding sequence ATGGCCAAAGAAGACAATATTGAAATGCAGGGCACCGTTCTTGATACGCTGCCGAACACCATGTTCCGCGTTGAATTGGAAAACGGGCACGTGGTAACCGCTCATATCTCCGGTAAAATGCGTAAAAACTATATCCGCATCCTGACGGGTGACAAAGTCACTGTAGAGCTGACCCCGTACGACCTGAGCAAAGGCCGCATTGTCTTCCGTAGCCGTTAA
- the clpA gene encoding ATP-dependent Clp protease ATP-binding subunit ClpA, producing the protein MLNQELELSLNMAFARAREHRHEFMTVEHLLLALLSNPAAREALEACTVDLVALRQELEAFIEQTTPTLPVTEEERDTQPTLSFQRVLQRAVFHVQSSGRNEVSGANVLVAIFSEQESQAAYLLRKHDVSRLDIVNFISHGARKDEPGQAPNAENPVNEEQAGGEDRMENFTTNLNQLARVGGIDPLIGRDKELERTIQVLCRRRKNNPLLVGESGVGKTAIAEGLAWRIVQGDVPEVMSECTLYSLDIGSLLAGTKYRGDFEKRFKALLKQLENDKDSILFIDEIHTIIGAGAASGGQVDAANLIKPLLSSGKIRVIGSTTYQEFSNIFEKDRALARRFQKIDITEPTAEETVQIINGLKPKYEAHHDVRYTAKAIRAAVELSVKYINDRHLPDKAIDVIDEAGARSRLMPANKRKKTVNVSDIESVVARIARIPEKTVSASDRDVLKNLNERLNMLVFGQDKAIDALSEAIKMSRAGLGHEHKPVGSFLFAGPTGVGKTEVTVQLAKALDIELLRFDMSEYMERHTVSRLIGAPPGYVGYDQGGLLTDAVIKHPHAVLLLDEIEKAHPDVFNLLLQVMDNGTLTDNNGRKADFRNVILVMTTNAGVRETQRTSIGFKQQDNSTDALEEIKKVFTPEFRNRLDNIIWFNHLSPAVIQQVVDKFIVELQAQLDAKGVSLEVSEEARHWLSDKGYDKAMGARPMTRVIQENLKKPLANELLFGSLVDGGSVTVQLDKEKQQLAYEFQSAQKRKTEGAVH; encoded by the coding sequence ATGCTCAATCAAGAACTTGAACTCAGTCTCAACATGGCTTTCGCCAGAGCGCGTGAGCACAGACACGAGTTTATGACCGTGGAGCACCTATTGCTGGCATTGCTGAGCAATCCAGCTGCGCGGGAAGCGCTGGAGGCGTGTACGGTTGACCTAGTGGCATTACGCCAGGAACTGGAAGCGTTCATCGAACAAACCACACCAACATTACCGGTCACTGAAGAAGAACGTGACACCCAGCCAACGCTCAGTTTCCAACGGGTGTTACAACGCGCGGTCTTCCACGTTCAGTCATCTGGGCGCAACGAAGTCTCAGGTGCCAACGTGCTGGTGGCCATCTTTAGTGAACAAGAATCTCAGGCGGCCTACCTGCTGCGTAAGCATGATGTCAGCCGACTGGATATCGTGAACTTTATTTCCCACGGCGCCCGTAAGGATGAGCCGGGTCAGGCACCGAATGCAGAAAATCCGGTGAATGAAGAGCAGGCAGGAGGGGAAGACCGTATGGAGAACTTCACCACCAATCTGAATCAACTGGCCCGCGTTGGCGGCATTGACCCACTCATTGGGCGCGATAAAGAACTGGAGCGCACCATCCAAGTGTTATGCCGTCGGCGTAAAAACAACCCGCTGTTAGTGGGGGAGTCCGGTGTCGGTAAAACGGCTATCGCCGAAGGTCTGGCATGGCGTATCGTGCAAGGTGATGTACCAGAAGTGATGTCTGAATGTACCTTGTACTCGCTGGACATTGGTTCGCTGTTGGCTGGAACCAAATACCGTGGTGACTTTGAAAAACGCTTCAAGGCCCTGCTGAAACAACTGGAAAATGATAAAGACAGCATTTTGTTTATCGATGAAATTCATACCATCATCGGTGCTGGTGCTGCCTCTGGTGGGCAAGTTGATGCCGCTAATCTGATTAAGCCGCTGCTTTCCAGTGGGAAAATCAGAGTGATCGGCTCGACGACCTATCAGGAGTTCAGCAATATCTTTGAAAAAGATCGTGCTTTGGCGCGGCGTTTCCAGAAAATCGATATTACTGAACCGACGGCTGAAGAGACAGTTCAGATTATCAATGGCTTGAAACCGAAGTATGAAGCACACCATGACGTGCGTTATACCGCGAAAGCGATACGTGCAGCGGTTGAGTTATCAGTGAAATATATCAATGACCGCCACTTACCTGATAAAGCCATTGATGTAATCGATGAAGCGGGTGCCCGTAGTCGCCTAATGCCTGCTAACAAACGTAAGAAAACCGTCAATGTATCGGATATTGAGTCAGTGGTTGCTCGTATTGCGCGTATTCCGGAGAAAACTGTCTCTGCCAGTGATCGCGATGTCCTGAAGAACTTGAACGAACGCTTAAATATGCTGGTATTCGGTCAAGATAAGGCCATCGATGCACTGTCTGAAGCCATCAAGATGAGCCGTGCTGGTTTAGGGCATGAACACAAACCCGTCGGATCATTCTTGTTTGCTGGCCCTACCGGTGTGGGTAAGACGGAAGTGACGGTGCAATTGGCCAAAGCACTGGATATCGAGTTGCTACGCTTTGATATGTCCGAGTACATGGAGCGTCACACTGTCAGTCGCCTGATTGGTGCACCTCCAGGCTATGTTGGTTACGATCAGGGTGGTCTGTTGACTGATGCGGTTATCAAGCATCCTCATGCTGTGTTGCTGCTTGATGAAATTGAGAAGGCACATCCAGATGTGTTCAACCTGTTATTGCAGGTGATGGATAACGGCACACTGACGGATAACAATGGGCGTAAAGCCGATTTCCGCAACGTCATTTTGGTGATGACCACCAATGCGGGTGTGCGCGAAACACAGCGTACTTCTATTGGCTTTAAACAGCAGGACAACAGTACGGACGCTTTGGAAGAGATCAAAAAAGTGTTTACACCGGAATTCCGTAACCGGTTGGACAACATCATTTGGTTCAATCACTTGTCACCAGCGGTTATCCAGCAAGTTGTGGATAAATTCATTGTTGAGTTGCAGGCCCAATTAGATGCCAAAGGTGTGTCACTGGAAGTCAGTGAAGAAGCCCGTCATTGGTTATCTGATAAAGGTTACGACAAAGCGATGGGCGCACGGCCAATGACGCGGGTAATTCAGGAAAATCTGAAGAAACCTTTGGCAAACGAGTTGTTGTTTGGCTCTCTGGTTGATGGTGGCTCGGTCACTGTTCAGTTGGATAAAGAAAAACAACAACTGGCTTATGAGTTCCAGAGCGCACAAAAGCGTAAAACTGAAGGTGCGGTTCACTAA
- the macB gene encoding macrolide ABC transporter ATP-binding protein/permease MacB — protein MTALLELKGIRRSYQSGGETVDVLQDVSLTINAGELVAIIGASGSGKSTLMNILGCLDKPSAGVYSVAGQDVATLDNDALAALRREHFGFIFQRYHLLPHLSAAHNVEVPAVYAGLGKQERRERAKMLLTRLGLEERVDYQPNQLSGGQQQRVSIARALMNGGQVILADEPTGALDSHSSVEVMAILKQLQQQGHTVIIVTHDPTVAAQAERIIEIKDGRIMADSGSKTVAAVATSEVTSLTPPAPSWQQLTGRFREALLMAWRAMSANKMRTALTMLGIIIGIASVVSILVVGDAAKQMVLADIRAIGTNTIDIYPGKDFGDDDPSTRQALVYEDMAALKEQSYVSAVSPTIAGSMRLRYGNIDVAASVSGVSEQYFRVYGMKLEQGTAITREQVERQAQVAVIDRNTQRRLFPHINDVVGQVILVGNMPATVVGVVEEKQSMFGSSKALRIWVPYSTMASRLMGRSYFDSITVRIKEGYNSKEAEQQLIRLLTMRHGKKDIFTYNMDSLLQTAEKTTRTMQLFLTLVAVISLVVGGIGVMNIMLVSVTERTREIGIRMAVGARSSDVMQQFLIEAILVCLVGGALGITLSFAIGLIVEMFLPNWQITFPPMALFSAFLCSTVIGVVFGYLPARSAARLNPIDALARE, from the coding sequence ATGACGGCATTGCTTGAATTAAAAGGCATTCGCCGGAGTTATCAGTCTGGTGGCGAAACGGTTGATGTATTGCAGGATGTCTCACTGACGATTAATGCGGGTGAGCTGGTTGCCATTATCGGTGCTTCAGGCTCGGGTAAGTCAACGCTGATGAATATTCTTGGTTGCTTAGATAAGCCAAGTGCAGGTGTCTACAGTGTTGCTGGCCAAGATGTTGCCACGTTAGATAATGACGCGCTGGCGGCACTGCGTCGCGAGCATTTTGGTTTTATTTTCCAACGATACCACCTGCTACCGCATCTCAGTGCGGCCCATAATGTAGAGGTTCCGGCGGTCTATGCCGGTTTGGGTAAGCAGGAGCGACGCGAACGGGCGAAAATGCTACTGACCCGTTTGGGATTAGAAGAGCGAGTTGATTATCAGCCTAATCAGCTCTCGGGTGGGCAGCAGCAGCGTGTCAGTATCGCCCGAGCTTTGATGAATGGTGGGCAGGTTATTCTTGCCGACGAACCGACAGGGGCACTGGATAGCCATTCTAGCGTTGAAGTCATGGCGATCCTAAAGCAGTTACAGCAACAGGGACACACGGTCATTATTGTGACCCATGACCCGACTGTTGCGGCTCAAGCAGAACGGATCATCGAAATTAAAGATGGCCGTATCATGGCAGATTCTGGCTCCAAAACAGTCGCCGCCGTTGCAACGTCGGAAGTCACGAGTCTCACGCCGCCCGCGCCTTCGTGGCAGCAACTGACGGGCCGTTTCCGTGAGGCGTTGTTAATGGCTTGGCGTGCTATGTCGGCCAATAAAATGCGCACTGCGTTGACGATGTTGGGCATCATCATTGGGATTGCTTCTGTTGTCTCCATATTGGTGGTCGGGGATGCGGCTAAACAGATGGTACTCGCGGATATCCGTGCGATTGGGACGAATACCATCGATATCTATCCCGGCAAAGATTTTGGTGATGATGATCCCAGCACACGACAAGCACTGGTTTATGAGGACATGGCGGCGCTGAAAGAGCAATCCTATGTCAGTGCGGTATCGCCAACCATCGCTGGCAGTATGCGGCTGCGATACGGCAATATCGATGTGGCAGCCAGTGTGTCGGGTGTGAGTGAACAATATTTTCGCGTATACGGCATGAAGCTCGAACAAGGCACAGCCATCACGCGTGAACAAGTTGAGCGTCAAGCACAAGTCGCCGTGATTGACCGTAATACCCAACGCAGGCTATTTCCCCATATAAACGATGTCGTGGGGCAAGTGATATTGGTTGGGAATATGCCAGCGACCGTGGTGGGGGTTGTGGAAGAGAAACAGTCCATGTTTGGCAGTAGCAAAGCACTGCGGATTTGGGTGCCCTATAGCACGATGGCCAGTCGCTTGATGGGGCGTTCATACTTCGATTCGATCACGGTGCGGATTAAAGAAGGTTATAACAGCAAAGAGGCTGAGCAACAGCTGATTCGGTTGTTGACCATGCGGCATGGCAAAAAAGACATTTTCACCTATAACATGGACAGCTTGCTGCAGACGGCGGAAAAAACCACCCGCACCATGCAATTGTTCCTGACATTGGTGGCGGTGATTTCACTGGTGGTTGGCGGGATTGGCGTGATGAATATCATGTTGGTATCCGTCACTGAACGTACCCGTGAAATTGGTATTCGCATGGCAGTGGGCGCGCGATCGAGTGATGTCATGCAGCAGTTTTTAATAGAGGCGATCTTGGTCTGTCTGGTGGGGGGGGCGCTGGGGATAACACTCTCCTTCGCCATCGGTTTGATCGTGGAAATGTTTTTACCTAACTGGCAAATTACTTTCCCACCGATGGCGTTATTCAGTGCGTTCTTGTGCTCAACCGTGATCGGGGTAGTTTTCGGTTATCTGCCGGCTCGAAGTGCCGCCAGACTCAACCCGATTGATGCTTTAGCGCGAGAGTAA